In Trichoderma breve strain T069 chromosome 4, whole genome shotgun sequence, the following proteins share a genomic window:
- a CDS encoding nmrA-like family domain-containing protein: MSTTIAIAGGTGNVGRTISDALVATAKYKVILLARGASADSSPNAPPLINVDYGDIDAVANILEEHNVHTVISAIKVIAPEAGVSEVNLIKAAAKSSPTKRFIQSEWGVPIPQENLRLLQHQVRLASIEQLRESNLEWTRFYNGYFLDYYGMPYIETHISELISFIFDIPNKAAVIPGTGNDLVSFTYTRDVANFVVKALTLPKWEEEMFCYGDKVTLNQFLGLLEEAIGSKFKVTYDSLEKLEKGEASELPSNAAEYKHLPKHILQMYFSKFGQYIIAGLFDTPDEKSLNKVFPEVKTTTVEEVVGLWKGK; the protein is encoded by the exons ATGTCTACTACGATTGCAATCGCTGGTGGTACGGGCAACGTTGGTAGGACTATCAGTGACGCCCTCGTCGCCACCGCGAAGTACAAAGTCATCTTGCTTGCTCGTGGG GCCTCTGCGGATTCGTCCCCTAACGCCCCTCCTCTGATCAACGTCGACTACGGTGATATCGATGCGGTAGCCAATATTTTGGAGGAGCACAATGTACACACCGTAATATCGGCCATTAAAGTGATAGCGCCGGAAGCTGGAGTGTCTGAAGTGAACCTCATAAAGGCAGCTGCAAAGTCATCTCCAACAAAGCGTTTTATTCAGAGCGAATGGGGTGTACCTATACCTCAGGAAAA CCTACGCTTACTACAACATCAAGTGCGTCTCGCCTCGATCGAGCAACTCCGCGAAAGCAATCTCGAATGGACACGATTCTACAATGGCTACTTCCTCGACTATTATGGAATGCCATATATAGAGACTCATATTTCGGAACTAATCAGTTTCATCTTTGATATTCCCAACAAGGCGGCAGTCATCCCTGGCACTGGCAACGATCTCGTCTCATTTACATATACACGAGACGTAGCTAACTTTGTTGTCAAGGCACTCACTTTGCCTAAATGGGAGGAAGAAATGTTTTGCTACGGTGATAAAGTGACCTTGAATCAGTTTTTAGGattgcttgaagaagctaTCG GATCTAAGTTCAAGGTTACCTATGATAGtttggagaagctcgagaaggGTGAAGCCAGTGAGCTGCCTTCTAACGCTGCGGAGTATAAACATTTGCCAAAACACATCCTGCAGATGTATTTCTCTAAATTCGGCCAATACATCATCGCCGGTTTGTTTGATACACCGGATGAGAAATCTCTCAACAAAGTATTTCCCGAGGTCAAAACTACCACAGTGGAAGAAGTTGTAGGCCTCTGGAAGGGTAAATAG
- a CDS encoding fungal specific transcription factor domain-containing protein, whose protein sequence is MVRPDKRCDGCWTCRLRRKKCDETRPECANCTGLQITCHYGRLKPEWLDGAEKQEAMAAKIKSQIKQQAGYRREKHHASAVAMSFAATAQEREDSEFVNLFPRHDLSSDEARSHIDAMWPNATTTLGGDGQDSMGVDLSKHEIPETLPGFNFAYSPQLGSRPGSEILSSWGEDEMNHLMRYLDHVFPFLFPFYRTSLLDPGRGWIFQHIAQSRVSFHSVIGISAYFFSVALSEKYSGREHEMCKTVVWSKLIQQADMCFDMLQQDIQELNDRGDEASLLDKVRVMESIVQFLIFEMAVGRSANWANHLSPTIALFRGILQNHDLNNSISPLVDILSKIAQRPLYALKKDHYVWDNRQECFRFFAGILLFIDTIASTSLRRPPQLLEYHPQFLTDKDDGEYIKGEAPIRLSRLVGCHNWVIRVVAEISALDVWKKENMRMGSFETELAERARYIDQILEEGILQMDNYYATDTGM, encoded by the coding sequence ATGGTCCGCCCAGACAAGAGATGCGATGGGTGTTGGACATGTCGACTTCGCCGAAAAAAATGTGATGAAACACGACCTGAATGCGCCAATTGCACTGGGCTGCAAATTACTTGCCATTACGGCAGGCTAAAACCCGAATGGCTTGATGGGGCTGAGAAGCAGGAGGCTATGGCTGCCAAAATCAAGTCGCAGATTAAACAACAAGCCGGCTATCGTCGAGAGAAACATCACGCTTCAGCAGTAGCCATGAGCTttgcagcaacagcccagGAAAGAGAAGATTCCGAATTCGTCAATCTCTTCCCGAGACATGACCTCTCTTCAGATGAAGCGAGATCCCACATTGATGCCATGTGGCCAAATGCGACAACTACATTAGGAGGCGATGGCCAAGACTCGATGGGGGTCGACCTGAGTAAACACGAAATTCCCGAGACTCTACCAGGATTCAACTTTGCATACAGTCCCCAGTTGGGGTCCAGGCCTGGCTCAGAGATACTCTCGTCCtggggagaagatgagatgaatcATCTTATGAGATACTTGGACCATGTGTTTCCGTTTTTATTTCCATTCTACCGAACCAGTCTGCTTGATCCCGGACGAGGCTGGATCTTCCAACATATTGCACAGAGCAGGGTCTCTTTTCATTCAGTAATAGGTATAAGCGCCTATTTTTTCAGCGTTGCTCTAAGCGAAAAATATTCAGGACGAGAGCATGAAATGTGCAAGACAGTAGTCTGGTCCAAACTCATACAACAAGCGGATATGTGTTTCGATATGTTGCAACAGGATATACAAGAGCTGAATGACCGGGGCGATGAAGCAAGCTTGTTAGATAAAGTTCGAGTCATGGAGAGTATTGTCCAGTTTCTCATTTTTGAGATGGCAGTAGGTAGGTCGGCAAACTGGGCCAATCATTTATCGCCTACCATCGCTCTCTTCCGAGGCATATTACAAAATCACGACCTGAACAACTCTATATCTCCATTAGTCGATATTTTGAGTAAGATTGCTCAGCGTCCACTGTATGCCCTCAAGAAAGATCATTATGTTTGGGACAATAGACAAGAATGCTTTCGATTCTTCGCCggcattcttctcttcattgaCACTATAGCGAGCACCTCTCTTAGACGGCCACCACAGCTACTGGAGTATCATCCACAGTTTCTTACCGATaaagatgatggagaatACATCAAGGGCGAGGCTCCCATCCGGCTATCTAGACTTGTTGGTTGTCACAATTGGGTTATTCGTGTCGTTGCAGAGATCTCGGCGTTGGATGtctggaagaaagagaataTGAGAATGGGCAGCTTTGAGACAGAATTGGCTGAGCGTGCTCGCTACATTGATCAAATTCTTGAGGAGGGTATTTTACAGATGGACAATTATTACGCCACCGATACAGGTATGTGA
- a CDS encoding ATP-grasp domain-containing protein has product MASQKIHVRSTGDGALLLECSWRLLNKPINKSLWQSLDIVLEHINSSTSAYRFDNLEGAYDIHIENENSSQSISPESFGSARAFQFFIQCLRATTASSGGLRRVVKLIVPLQKGHIVRSDIIPLRLRDYQFVETAVSFAEPLESYSGLAITPSDSSNLVALFSAAAAGLILHHDSEKESDDELEALSLAVESELENRLSFPWISSENIRRRTLVLVEGTRAHPDNGGSTAPSLYLAAAALGINMVVLDNSGHWLEGPEYAHWREAFIPTKLTDPPEEGFTDRIIKSVKTYGKPVDGIVTFCDSYATQVAQAAQQLGLQTASPDALRIATNKYLTSVFAGHQAYQASSPDEALEIVSKNNLPYPLIIKPCNGWSSEGVFRVDSLDTLTSAVKSINTSRHGSEFVIEKYCSGPEVDANFVLLDGEILFFEACDDFPKTADFNGPSVGSLNSFHELNSVYPSALPAREIDVLRNSFLDTLLKLGLQNGIMHLEGRVEYSSVDYETQDGVLDLHPRDTVSEAPEPTAWLIEINPRPLGMTGSQVIESTYGVDYWGLAMLIAVADQSRARSLSQPFKHGAQYTCVMVFIPADYPSSCQGIFDSDDICAELKARRPDLAKHISRCGCLVKRGQKVPHPSSGVNSFLAYFNVFSRNGRREALELADKVREEIRFSFI; this is encoded by the exons ATGGCCTCTCAAAAGATTCATGTTCGGTCGACAGGCGATGGAG CGCTACTTTTGGAATGTTCATGGCGTCTCCTGAACAAACCAATCAATAAAAGCCTCTGGCAGTCGCTGGACATCGTTCTCGAGCACATTAACTCGTCAACTTCAGCCTATCGTTTTGACAACCTCGAGGGCGCGTATGATATCCATATCGAAAATGAAAATTCGAGCCAGAGCATCTCGCCCGAATCTTTTGGCTCGGCCAGAGCGTTTCAGTTCTTCATCCAATGTCTCCGCGCCACGACTGCATCCTCCGGCGGGCTTCGACGTGTGGTGAAGCTTATCGTCCCTCTGCAGAAGGGACATATCGTGCGATCGGACATAATCCCTTTGCGTCTAAGGGACTATCAATTCGTGGAAACAGCTGTGTCTTTTGCAGAGCCTCTCGAGAGCTACAGCGGCTTAGCAATTACGCCCTCAGACAGCAGCAACCTTGTGGCACTCTTCTCGGCTGCCGCAGCTGGCTTGATCTTGCACCATGATTCTGAGAAAGAATCTGACGATGAACTTGAAGCACTGTCTCTCGCCGTCGAATCCGAGCTTGAGAATAGGCTCTCATTCCCCTGGATATCGTCTGAGAACATTCGACGTCGAACATTGGTGTTGGTAGAAGGGACTCGCGCGCACCCCGATAATGGTGGTAGTACAGCGCCGTCCCTTTATctcgcagccgcagcccTTGGTATCAACATGGTGGTTCTAGACAACTCGGGACATTGGTTAGAAGGGCCGGAATATGCACACTGGCGTGAAGCATTTATTCCAACCAAGCTAACAGACCCCCCAGAAGAGGGTTTCACCGATCGAATTATCAAATCTGTGAAAACTTATGGTAAACCAGTGGACGGCATCGTAACGTTCTGCGACTCTTATGCGACTCAGGTTGCTCAAGCCGCGCAGCAGCTAGGTCTTCAGACTGCTTCACCGGATGCGCTGCGCATTGCTACGAACAAGTATTTGACAAGCGTGTTTGCAGGGCACCAAGCTTATCAGGCATCTAGTCCAGACGAAGCTCTCGAGATTGTCAGCAAAAACAATCTTCCCTACCCTCTTATCATCAAGCCATGCAATGGGTGGAGCTCGGAGGGAGTATTCCGCGTTGATTCTCTTGATACTCTCACGTCGGCCGTCAAATCCATTAACACATCTCGCCATGGGTCCGAGTTTGTGATAGAGAAATATTGCTCGGGGCCGGAAGTTGATGCAAACTTCGTCTTGTTAGACGGCgaaatcctcttcttcgaggcGTGCGACGATTTCCCCAAAACCGCCGACTTCAACGGTCCCAGCGTCGGGTCGCTCAACAGCTTCCATGAGCTGAATAGCGTATACCCATCGGCACTGCCCGCTCGCGAAATCGATGTGCTTCGCAACAGCTTCCTGGATACGTTACTCAAGCTCGGCCTGCAGAACGGGATCATGCATCTGGAAGGCCGCGTCGAGTACTCGTCGGTTGACTACGAAACGCAGGATGGAGTTCTCGACTTACACCCTCGCGACACTGTGTCCGAAGCTCCAGAGCCCACTGCTTGGCTCATTGAAATAAATCCGCGTCCACTCGGTATGACGGGCTCGCAGGTCATTGAATCAACGTACGGAGTCGACTATTGGGGGTTAGCCATGCTCATCGCCGTTGCGGATCAGTCTCGCGCTCGCTCTCTTTCTCAGCCATTCAAACATGGAGCTCAGTACACATGTGTCATGGTCTTTATTCCGGCCGACTATCCATCCTCTTGCCAAGGCATCTTTGATTCGGACGATATCTGTGCAGAGCTGAAAGCCCGCAGGCCTGACCTTGCAAAACACATCAGCCGATGTGGTTGCCTCGTCAAACGTGGGCAGAAGGTGCCGCATCCGAGCTCAGGAGTCAACAGCTTTTTGGCTTATTTCAACGTTTTCTCGAGAaatgggaggagagaggcgCTGGAGTTGGCGGATAAGGTGCGGGAGGAGATTCGCTTTTCGTTTATTTGA
- a CDS encoding phosphomethylpyrimidine kinase domain-containing protein — MQPGGVLVFGCSDELVNSGLKADERAITAQGVPVITVSAGSAIRNGEEPVDITATALEDLINETGDALRKIDCKVVKIGALFSAESIRIVARTLQQSEHLMTVLDAELFFKTGPAPKQEAVTALRKEILPSVKVLSATVPEVKALLDEAGIPVDYPKSIQDVQSMANTLQSLGPEYVIIKREMFEETDGMTTLHFVLCGGEEPLIVASRFENPKKLFGASYSIPPVIAAHLAKGYGTQEAVSASFKFVEEMIKGGDYFS; from the exons ATGCAACCTGGTGGCGTGTTAGTCTTTGGATGCTCAGATGAGTTGGTGAACTC AGGCCTGAAAGCTGACGAAAGGGCAATCACAGCACAGGGAGTGCCCGTTATAACAGTTTCTGCTGGCTCAGCTATACGAAATGGAGAGGAGCCTGTAGATATTACTGCAACAGCGCTCGAAGACCTTATAAATGAGACAGGTGATGCTCTTCGCAAGATAGACTGCAAAGTGGTCAAGATCG GAGCTTTGTTTTCTGCAGAGTCAATCAGAATTGTGGCCAGAACTTTACAGCAAAGTGAACATTTAATGACAGTTCTGGATGCTGAATTATTCTTCAAAACAGGCCCTGCCCCAAAACAAGAAGCAGTTACGGCACTCAGGAAAGAAATACTTCCATCAGTAAAGGTCCTTTCTGCAACAGTTCCTGAAGTCAAAGCACTGTTGGATGAGGCCGGCATCCCGGTCGACTATCCAAAAAGTATTCAGGACGTACAATCAATGGCAAATACCCTACAAAGTTTAGGGCCCGAGTATGTTATTATTAAAAGAGAGATGTTTGAGGAGACCGATGGGATGACGACATTGCATTTTGTTTTGTGCGGCGGTGAAGAGCCTCTTATAGTGGCATCTCGTTTTGAGAACCCTAAAAAGCTGTTTGGAGCAAGTTATTCCATCCCTC CGGTGATCGCGGCACACTTAGCTAAAGGATATGGAACTCAAGAAGCTGTATCTGCAAGCTTCAAGTTTGTCGAAGAGATGATTAAAGGAGGGGATTATTTTAGCTGA